Below is a genomic region from Cuculus canorus isolate bCucCan1 chromosome 31, bCucCan1.pri, whole genome shotgun sequence.
cccacgTCTCTCCCTGTTCCCAtgtccctcccagtccctctgagtgtccatccctgtccccatgtccatcctcgtccctctgtccccgtgtccctccctgtccccgtgtccctccctgtccccatgtccatcctCATCCCTCTGTCCGAGTGtccctccccatgtccccgtgtccctctctgtccccgtgtccctccctgtccccatgtccatcctcatccctctgtccccgtgtccctccctgtcccctcgtccctctgtccccttgtccctccctgtccctctgtccctgtgtccctccctgtccccatgtccctccctgtccccatgtccctccctgtccctctgtccctgtgtccctccctgtccccatgtccctccccgtccctctgtcccctcgtccctctgtcccctcgtccctctgtccccttgtccctcccagttcctctgTCTGAGtgtccatccctgtccccatgtccatcctcgtccctctgtccccgtgtccctcacTGTTCCCAtgtccctcccagtccctctgtCTGAgtgtccctccctgtccccatgtccctccctgtccccatgtccatcctcatccttctgtccccgtgtccctccctgtccccgtgtccaTCCTCGTTCCTCTGTCCCCGCGTCCctccctgtccccgtgtccctccctgtccccacgTCCATCCTCATCCCTCTGTTCAAgtgtccctccctgtccccatgtccatctctatccctctgtccccatgtccatccctgtccccatgtccatcctcatccctctgtccccgtgtccctccctatccccatgtccctccccgtgtccctctgagtgtccctccctgtccccatgtccatcctcgtccctctgtccccgtgtccctctgtccccatgtccctccccgtccccctctgtccccgtgtccctccctgtccccatgtccatcctcgtccctctgtccccgtgtccctccctgtccccatgtccctccccgtccccctctgtccccgtgCCCCTCCCCGTCCCCACGTCCCTCCCCGTCCCCGTCCCCgtccccctctgtccccgtgtccccggTCCttccccgccccgccccgccccggcacTCGCCATGGCCCCCTCGGGGCTGCCGCAGCGGGGTTCTCTGGCTCAGCTGGCGCGGGACACGGTCTGCGTGGGCTGCGGGCAGCGGCTGCGCGACCCGGTGCTGCTGCCGTGCGAGCACagctgctgccgccgctgccTCCAGAGCTCCCGCGATCCCGGGACACCCCCGGAGCTCGGAGCGCCCTTTGCCGTCCGCTGCCCCCGCTGCTACCGGCCCTGCGCCCCGGGCCGCCTGCGCACCCCGCG
It encodes:
- the LOC128849607 gene encoding RING finger protein 39-like, which gives rise to MAPSGLPQRGSLAQLARDTVCVGCGQRLRDPVLLPCEHSCCRRCLQSSRDPGTPPELGAPFAVRCPRCYRPCAPGRLRTPRALAVESRIAQRLAGTPAPQRRPRGGSLGAQLRADAAAPPHPPTLKETPKMGGGEAATPPLLMPTPPPQ